Proteins from one Haloarchaeobius litoreus genomic window:
- a CDS encoding class I SAM-dependent methyltransferase, with product MSTGTAAARAFYGRWAGLYDLLATYVPGVGELRDRATRALDLDRGDTVVEMGCGTGANLPYLREQVGPEGTVVGVDYTRGMLDRADRLVEGEGWENVHLVHGDATQPPIPGPVDGVLATFVSGMLADPATAVDGWCDLVPDGTVVLVDAALSDERAAAPVNALFRALTVLSTPPTLRFRYDPPPHDLLRERVESARGALLDRARASYREERVLGIVRLTGGRM from the coding sequence ATGAGCACCGGCACCGCCGCAGCGCGAGCGTTCTACGGCCGGTGGGCGGGCCTGTACGACCTGCTGGCGACGTACGTTCCGGGCGTCGGCGAGCTCCGCGACCGGGCCACCCGGGCCCTCGACCTCGACCGGGGCGACACCGTCGTCGAGATGGGCTGTGGCACCGGCGCGAACCTGCCGTACCTGCGCGAGCAGGTCGGTCCGGAGGGGACGGTCGTCGGCGTGGACTACACCCGCGGGATGCTCGACCGCGCCGACCGACTGGTCGAGGGCGAGGGCTGGGAGAACGTCCACCTCGTCCACGGCGACGCGACCCAGCCACCGATTCCGGGCCCGGTCGACGGCGTGCTGGCGACGTTCGTCTCGGGGATGCTCGCGGACCCAGCCACGGCCGTCGACGGCTGGTGCGACCTCGTGCCCGACGGGACCGTCGTGCTGGTCGACGCGGCGCTCTCCGACGAGCGGGCCGCGGCACCGGTGAACGCGCTGTTTCGCGCGCTGACGGTGCTCTCGACGCCGCCAACGCTCCGGTTCCGGTACGACCCGCCGCCGCACGACCTGCTCCGGGAGCGCGTCGAGTCGGCCCGGGGTGCACTCCTCGACCGAGCGCGGGCGAGCTACCGTGAGGAGCGCGTGCTCGGTATCGTCCGCCTGACCGGCGGGCGAATGTGA
- a CDS encoding DUF4352 domain-containing protein, whose protein sequence is MLSNRHVAIALALVVLVALAGCTDDFGGGSEESYGIGETAELGQENTTIAVTVDDYRFADSYEAADGSGGTQTVTAPDGEQFLFVQVTVENVGNEDGATPAVAVRPRNTTASDPAGAPTWATDGLYRSIRPLPTGESRTGWVRATVADNVTEADAEIAFSTDILVTSGEYKWLLVADDDEE, encoded by the coding sequence ATGCTATCGAACCGGCACGTCGCTATCGCGCTCGCGCTCGTCGTCCTCGTCGCCCTCGCAGGCTGTACGGACGACTTCGGTGGCGGCAGCGAGGAGTCGTACGGCATCGGCGAGACCGCCGAACTCGGACAGGAGAACACGACCATCGCGGTCACGGTCGACGACTACCGGTTCGCCGACTCCTACGAGGCCGCCGACGGCTCCGGTGGGACCCAGACCGTCACCGCGCCGGACGGCGAGCAGTTCCTCTTCGTGCAGGTGACCGTCGAGAACGTCGGGAACGAGGACGGCGCGACCCCGGCGGTCGCGGTCCGACCGCGGAACACCACCGCCAGCGACCCGGCTGGCGCGCCGACGTGGGCGACCGACGGCCTGTACCGCAGCATCCGACCGCTGCCGACCGGCGAGTCGCGGACGGGCTGGGTCCGTGCGACCGTCGCCGACAACGTGACAGAGGCCGACGCCGAGATCGCCTTCTCGACCGACATCCTCGTCACCTCGGGCGAGTACAAGTGGCTGCTCGTCGCGGACGACGACGAGGAGTAG
- a CDS encoding DNA topoisomerase I, which translates to MELIITEKDNAARRIADILSGESASAERENGVNVYRWGGKRCVGLSGHVVGVDFPPEYDDWRDVEPHELIDAEIQKTPTKENIVATLRLLSRKADRVTIATDYDREGELIGKEAYEIVREVNEDVPVDRVRYSSITQREVTDAFAEPDELDFDLAAAGEARQVIDLVWGAALTRFLSLSARQLGEDFISVGRVQSPTLKLIVDREREIDAFDPEDYWELFADLAPEDEDSAFEAQYFYLDEDDNEAERVWEEDVADAVYEDLSGAASATVTDVDRRSRTDSPPAPFNTTQFIRAASSIGYSAKRAMSIAEDLYTAGFITYPRTDNTVYPDDLDEEELLDSFVGHSELGESAEELLELEDIEPTEGDEETTDHPPIHPTGEIPVRGSDVNEDEWEVYELVVRRFYATVAEPAEWEHLKVVADVGTHRLKANGKRLVDPGYHAVYPYYSTNENYVPDVDVDDELAIEEVRLEAKQTQPPRRYGQSRLIETMEKMGIGTKATRHETIEKLYDRGYIENDPPRPTALAEAVVEAAESFADHIVSEEMTAQLERDMDRIAKGDASYEDVTQESREMLGRVFEELRDSREEIGDHLQQSLKADKRLGPCPESDHDLLVRRSRRGSYFVGCDGYPDCDYTLPLPSTGKPLIMEETCEEHDLHEVKMLAGRQTFVHGCPQCKADEAGEGPGIGPCPDCGEEEGGELAVKTLRNGSRLVGCKRYPDCDYSVPLPRRGDIEVQDEVCDKHGVHALHVTYEDDDREPWELGCPICNYREYQERESESGTDLESLDGIGAATAEKLKAAGIESIDDLQEADPDSVAGDVQGVSADRVRDWQAKA; encoded by the coding sequence ATGGAGCTGATCATCACCGAGAAGGACAACGCAGCGCGTCGAATCGCCGACATCCTGAGCGGCGAGTCCGCGTCCGCCGAGCGCGAGAACGGCGTCAACGTCTATCGGTGGGGCGGTAAGCGCTGCGTCGGCCTATCGGGCCACGTCGTCGGTGTCGACTTCCCGCCGGAGTACGACGACTGGCGCGACGTCGAGCCGCACGAGCTCATCGACGCCGAGATACAGAAGACGCCGACGAAGGAGAACATCGTCGCGACGCTGCGCCTGCTCTCCCGGAAGGCCGACCGGGTGACCATCGCGACCGACTACGACCGCGAGGGCGAGCTCATCGGCAAGGAGGCCTACGAGATCGTCCGCGAGGTGAACGAGGACGTGCCCGTCGACCGGGTGCGCTACTCCTCCATCACCCAGCGCGAGGTCACGGACGCGTTCGCCGAGCCCGACGAGCTCGACTTCGACCTGGCCGCTGCGGGCGAGGCCCGGCAGGTCATCGACCTCGTGTGGGGCGCGGCGCTGACCCGGTTCCTCTCGCTGTCGGCGCGCCAGCTCGGCGAGGACTTCATCTCCGTCGGGCGGGTCCAGTCGCCCACGCTCAAGCTCATCGTCGACCGGGAGCGCGAGATCGACGCGTTCGACCCCGAGGACTACTGGGAGCTGTTCGCCGACCTCGCGCCCGAGGACGAGGACAGCGCGTTCGAGGCGCAGTACTTCTACCTCGACGAGGACGACAACGAGGCCGAGCGCGTCTGGGAGGAGGACGTCGCCGACGCGGTGTACGAGGACCTGTCCGGTGCGGCGAGCGCGACCGTCACCGACGTCGACCGCCGCTCGCGGACCGACAGTCCGCCCGCGCCGTTCAACACCACGCAGTTCATCCGGGCCGCCAGCTCGATCGGCTACTCGGCGAAGCGCGCGATGAGCATCGCCGAGGACCTCTACACCGCCGGGTTCATCACCTACCCGCGGACGGACAACACGGTGTACCCGGACGACCTCGACGAGGAGGAGCTGCTCGACTCGTTCGTCGGCCACTCCGAACTCGGCGAGAGCGCGGAGGAACTCCTCGAACTGGAGGACATCGAGCCGACCGAGGGCGACGAGGAGACGACCGACCACCCGCCCATCCACCCGACCGGCGAGATCCCCGTGCGGGGGAGCGACGTGAACGAGGACGAGTGGGAGGTGTACGAGCTGGTCGTCCGCCGGTTCTACGCCACCGTCGCCGAGCCCGCCGAGTGGGAGCACCTCAAGGTCGTCGCCGACGTGGGCACACACCGCCTGAAGGCCAACGGGAAGCGCCTCGTCGACCCCGGCTACCACGCGGTGTACCCGTACTACTCGACCAACGAGAACTACGTCCCCGACGTCGATGTCGACGACGAACTCGCCATCGAGGAGGTACGGCTGGAGGCGAAGCAGACCCAGCCACCCCGGCGGTACGGCCAGTCGCGGCTCATCGAGACGATGGAGAAGATGGGCATCGGGACGAAGGCCACCCGTCACGAGACCATCGAGAAGCTGTACGACCGCGGCTACATCGAGAACGACCCGCCGCGCCCGACCGCGCTCGCCGAGGCCGTCGTCGAGGCCGCCGAGTCCTTCGCCGACCACATCGTCAGCGAGGAGATGACGGCCCAGCTGGAGCGGGACATGGACCGCATCGCGAAGGGCGACGCAAGCTACGAGGACGTCACCCAGGAGTCCCGCGAGATGCTCGGGCGGGTGTTCGAGGAGCTGCGTGACTCGCGCGAGGAGATCGGCGACCACCTCCAGCAGAGCCTCAAAGCCGACAAGCGCCTCGGCCCCTGTCCGGAGTCCGACCACGACCTGCTCGTGCGTCGCTCGCGCCGCGGCTCGTACTTCGTCGGCTGCGACGGCTACCCCGACTGCGACTACACCCTGCCGCTCCCCTCCACGGGCAAACCGCTCATCATGGAGGAGACGTGCGAGGAGCACGACCTCCACGAGGTGAAGATGCTCGCCGGGCGACAGACGTTCGTCCACGGCTGCCCGCAGTGCAAGGCCGACGAGGCCGGCGAAGGGCCCGGCATCGGCCCGTGCCCCGACTGCGGCGAGGAGGAAGGCGGCGAGCTCGCCGTCAAGACCCTCCGGAACGGCTCCCGGCTGGTCGGCTGCAAGCGCTACCCCGACTGCGACTACTCCGTCCCGCTTCCGCGCCGGGGCGACATCGAGGTGCAGGATGAGGTCTGTGACAAGCACGGCGTCCACGCCCTGCACGTCACCTACGAGGACGACGACCGCGAGCCCTGGGAGCTGGGCTGTCCCATCTGCAACTACCGCGAGTACCAGGAGCGCGAGAGCGAGTCCGGTACCGACCTCGAATCACTCGACGGCATCGGTGCCGCCACCGCGGAGAAGCTCAAGGCTGCCGGCATCGAGAGCATCGACGACCTCCAGGAGGCCGACCCGGACAGCGTCGCCGGCGATGTGCAGGGCGTCAGCGCCGACCGGGTGCGGGACTGGCAGGCGAAGGCCTGA
- a CDS encoding histidine kinase N-terminal 7TM domain-containing protein, producing MNVQFHWVLLPLLVTTLFCLGTACYLGREAFRTDSKRTLSQANKAQSAVLLALAVQAFGQVLVVSGTTEPVMVAGMYLTVLTSMWAALSWFVFATLYTGREHWLTRRTVALLAAGVLVGTVLTLTDPFHGRVLVGTGVDRVETEWVLRYELGLGAWYAGSYTWLVSAVAIWLLFQKFLTSRNVYRKIAFFHVVGGTSLNLAMLVASLGLGPVRYLALGPAMFALVIVVVAPTVVSQRYLRLIPVDRLFGVLGSRFRNLSPMARDTIIETMQNGILVLDHDNRIVDLNPMGRRMIGATDRRVVGKPLQTVTPASTFLTDETGFLDPTTTDAEFRGVWVEADDEERRCFDLTITGLGPADDPAGRVALINDVTDRERRKGMLRRRTEELERQNEQLDQFAGVVSHDLRNPLNVARGYLETVDGNEDAVAEVDHSLGRMEAIIDDVLTLAREDRTLGETEQVTLDSLAREACGDVATGDAELVVDDSASFEADPDRLLSLFENLFRNARDHAGPSVTVTVGTTETGFYVADDGPGIPESERDSVLEFGYTTTDSGTGFGLAIVTQVAHAHGWNVDVTESENGGGRFEFGNIVESEVEAFGVSTSLGE from the coding sequence ATGAACGTACAGTTCCACTGGGTCCTCCTGCCGCTGCTGGTCACCACGCTCTTCTGTCTCGGGACGGCGTGTTACCTCGGTCGGGAGGCGTTCCGCACCGACTCGAAGCGGACGCTCAGCCAGGCCAACAAGGCACAGAGCGCCGTGCTGCTGGCACTCGCAGTCCAGGCGTTCGGGCAGGTGCTCGTGGTGTCGGGGACGACCGAGCCCGTGATGGTCGCCGGGATGTACCTGACGGTGCTGACGTCGATGTGGGCGGCTCTGTCGTGGTTCGTCTTCGCGACGCTGTACACCGGGCGAGAGCACTGGCTCACCCGACGCACGGTCGCGCTCCTGGCTGCTGGCGTGCTCGTGGGGACCGTGCTCACGCTCACCGACCCGTTCCACGGCCGCGTCCTCGTCGGTACCGGTGTCGACCGGGTCGAGACCGAGTGGGTCCTCAGGTACGAACTGGGTCTCGGCGCGTGGTACGCCGGTAGCTACACCTGGCTCGTCTCCGCGGTCGCGATCTGGCTCCTCTTCCAGAAGTTCCTCACGTCCCGCAACGTCTACCGGAAGATCGCCTTCTTCCACGTCGTCGGCGGCACGTCACTCAACCTCGCCATGTTGGTCGCCTCTCTCGGCCTGGGCCCCGTCCGGTACCTCGCCCTCGGCCCCGCGATGTTCGCGCTCGTCATCGTCGTCGTCGCACCGACGGTCGTCAGCCAGCGCTACCTGCGACTCATCCCCGTCGACCGGCTGTTCGGCGTGCTCGGAAGCCGGTTCCGGAACCTCTCGCCGATGGCGCGGGACACCATCATCGAGACGATGCAGAACGGCATCCTCGTCCTCGACCACGACAACCGCATCGTCGACCTCAACCCCATGGGACGGCGGATGATCGGCGCGACCGACCGCCGCGTCGTCGGAAAGCCCCTCCAGACCGTCACGCCAGCGTCGACGTTCCTCACGGACGAGACGGGCTTCCTCGACCCGACGACGACCGACGCCGAGTTCCGGGGCGTCTGGGTCGAAGCCGACGACGAAGAGCGCCGCTGCTTCGACCTCACCATCACCGGGCTCGGCCCCGCGGACGACCCGGCCGGCCGCGTCGCGCTCATCAACGACGTGACCGACCGAGAGCGCCGCAAGGGAATGCTCAGACGCCGCACCGAGGAGCTGGAGCGCCAGAACGAGCAGCTCGACCAGTTCGCGGGCGTCGTCAGCCACGACCTCCGCAACCCGCTGAACGTCGCTCGGGGCTACCTCGAGACCGTCGATGGCAACGAGGACGCCGTCGCGGAGGTCGACCACTCCCTCGGCCGCATGGAGGCCATCATCGACGACGTGCTCACCCTCGCCCGCGAAGACCGCACCCTCGGTGAGACCGAACAGGTCACCCTCGACAGCCTCGCCCGCGAGGCGTGCGGGGACGTCGCGACCGGGGATGCCGAGCTGGTCGTCGACGACAGCGCGTCGTTCGAGGCCGACCCCGACCGGCTCCTCAGCCTCTTCGAGAACCTGTTCCGCAACGCCCGCGACCACGCCGGCCCGAGCGTCACCGTGACCGTCGGCACCACCGAGACCGGCTTCTACGTCGCCGACGACGGCCCGGGCATCCCCGAGAGCGAGCGCGACTCCGTTCTCGAGTTCGGCTACACCACCACCGACAGCGGCACCGGCTTCGGGCTCGCCATCGTCACGCAGGTCGCCCACGCCCACGGCTGGAACGTGGACGTGACCGAGAGCGAGAACGGCGGCGGGCGCTTCGAGTTCGGCAACATCGTGGAGTCCGAAGTGGAGGCGTTCGGTGTCTCTACGTCGCTGGGGGAGTGA
- the dcd gene encoding dCTP deaminase produces the protein MILSDADILRRLEQGDLVVEPLEDVDLQVQPASVDLRLGREFLEFQRTNIPCIHPNSESEVDEYVSETVVDPDGEFILHPGDFVLGTTKERVEIPADLIAHVEGRSSLGRLAVVVHATAGLCDPGYRGQITLELSNLGSAPVALTPGMRISQLTFTELKTPAERPYGSGRGSKYQDQSGPQASKIQGDHEFSGDQK, from the coding sequence ATGATACTCTCGGACGCGGACATCCTGCGACGCCTCGAACAGGGCGACCTCGTCGTCGAACCGCTCGAGGACGTCGACCTGCAGGTGCAGCCGGCGAGCGTCGACCTGCGGCTCGGGCGGGAGTTCCTCGAGTTCCAGCGGACGAACATCCCCTGCATCCACCCGAACTCGGAGAGCGAGGTGGACGAGTACGTCAGCGAGACGGTCGTCGACCCCGATGGGGAGTTCATCCTGCACCCGGGGGACTTCGTGCTGGGGACGACGAAGGAGCGCGTGGAGATCCCGGCGGACCTCATCGCCCACGTCGAGGGGCGGTCCTCGCTGGGGCGGCTCGCGGTGGTCGTCCACGCGACAGCCGGATTGTGCGACCCCGGGTACCGCGGGCAGATCACCCTCGAACTCTCGAACCTCGGGAGCGCCCCCGTGGCCCTGACGCCGGGGATGCGCATCTCCCAGCTCACCTTCACCGAGCTCAAGACGCCGGCCGAGCGCCCGTACGGGAGCGGCCGCGGCTCGAAGTACCAGGACCAGAGCGGGCCGCAGGCGTCGAAGATTCAAGGGGATCACGAGTTTAGTGGAGACCAGAAATGA
- a CDS encoding thiamine-phosphate synthase family protein, with the protein MRFVEEIVVDEFLPTFRSMLAEDLRDRGFTQSEVAEALGISQSAVSKYAHGDVTRRQEFVDDGRVQELVARVGEGLAAGTMRPVQALVEAEVVIRQLERGDLLAAMHREQMPELAEYGAEFAIHDPDSDLRSAERVLSSLRRGLRVLENTSGFAGLIPNVGSNLVACTPDATTIDDVAGVPGRIVDVKGRATIPAEPEFGVSEYVASVLLAAREAGSEVNAAANIRYDPALVAALEEQGYVTAEFESEGDVATGVAAALDETPDATVLYQTGEVGIEPICYVLGDDPVAVAETIRELT; encoded by the coding sequence ATGAGATTCGTCGAGGAGATCGTCGTCGACGAGTTCCTCCCGACGTTCCGGTCGATGCTCGCGGAGGACCTGCGCGATCGGGGGTTCACCCAGAGCGAGGTGGCGGAGGCACTCGGCATCAGCCAGTCGGCGGTGTCGAAGTACGCCCACGGCGACGTGACCCGAAGGCAGGAGTTCGTCGACGACGGGCGCGTCCAGGAGCTCGTGGCCCGCGTCGGCGAGGGGCTCGCGGCGGGGACGATGCGGCCCGTGCAGGCGCTCGTCGAGGCGGAGGTGGTCATCCGCCAGCTGGAGCGCGGTGACCTGCTGGCGGCGATGCACCGCGAGCAGATGCCGGAGCTGGCGGAGTACGGCGCGGAGTTCGCCATCCACGACCCGGACAGCGACCTGCGGAGCGCCGAGCGCGTGCTCTCGTCGCTGCGGCGCGGACTGCGCGTACTGGAGAACACGAGCGGCTTCGCCGGCCTCATCCCGAACGTGGGCTCGAACCTGGTCGCGTGTACCCCGGACGCGACCACCATCGACGACGTGGCTGGTGTGCCGGGCCGCATCGTCGACGTGAAGGGTCGGGCGACGATCCCGGCCGAGCCCGAGTTCGGCGTCAGCGAGTACGTCGCGAGCGTGCTGCTGGCGGCGCGCGAGGCCGGCAGCGAGGTCAACGCGGCCGCGAACATCCGGTACGACCCGGCGCTCGTCGCGGCCCTGGAGGAACAGGGCTACGTGACCGCCGAGTTCGAGAGCGAGGGCGACGTGGCGACGGGTGTCGCGGCGGCACTGGACGAGACGCCGGACGCGACCGTGCTCTACCAGACCGGCGAGGTGGGTATCGAGCCCATCTGCTACGTCCTCGGCGACGACCCCGTCGCCGTGGCGGAGACCATCCGCGAGCTCACATGA
- a CDS encoding AAA family ATPase, producing MWGTKKTVSGTWKNIEPGDFLFFYRGGTYEQASLVLGTEENEQLGRDIWPNHGDDDPWVCIIYLDEPVELNLDSSIVHDLAGHDINYVMGFSPLNEMGIGGLRGRYGSIEDLVLGGEPVTTAKTGPEPDIDIRADPEYDVPEDVFDDLYYPGEQLSDIVEQLNAALNAGKHVVFTGPPGTGKTEIARLACEYLVDEHGEVFTGSQITTATADWSTFETVGGYMPEEDGGDRLSFEPGQVLRCFKRDGRQRNDLLVVDEMNRADIDKAFGQLFTLLSGQSVQLPFKRDGTEISITPATVTDGGSAPGTNEYVMPESWRLLATMNSYDKTSLYEMSYAFMRRFSFIHVDAPTVPDDEAGAAELVQSYARVWDLEVDDDTARSVAKVWHVANNTIEDRKIGPAIVEDILAQVAEVSSEHRPRTLTHAIANHVFPQLEGVPRRERVVEALSGLDEVDSARLERLGRDVLQVTLDGAS from the coding sequence GTGTGGGGAACGAAGAAGACTGTCTCTGGGACGTGGAAGAATATCGAGCCCGGGGACTTCCTTTTCTTCTATCGCGGCGGAACCTACGAGCAGGCCTCGCTGGTACTCGGCACCGAAGAAAACGAGCAACTCGGCCGTGACATCTGGCCGAACCACGGCGACGACGACCCATGGGTCTGCATCATCTACCTCGACGAGCCGGTCGAACTGAACTTGGATTCGTCGATTGTCCACGACCTCGCTGGTCACGACATCAACTACGTGATGGGGTTCTCGCCGCTGAACGAGATGGGAATCGGGGGCCTCAGGGGTCGCTATGGCTCCATCGAGGATCTAGTCCTCGGAGGCGAACCGGTCACCACCGCCAAGACTGGACCGGAACCGGATATCGACATCCGGGCCGACCCAGAATACGACGTTCCGGAGGACGTGTTCGACGACCTGTACTACCCGGGCGAGCAGCTGTCTGACATCGTAGAGCAGTTGAACGCTGCTCTGAACGCTGGAAAGCACGTCGTCTTCACGGGGCCACCAGGAACCGGAAAGACCGAGATTGCACGGCTCGCCTGCGAGTACCTCGTGGACGAGCACGGTGAGGTGTTCACCGGCTCCCAGATCACGACGGCGACGGCTGACTGGTCGACGTTCGAGACCGTGGGTGGCTACATGCCGGAGGAGGACGGTGGCGACCGGCTCTCCTTCGAGCCGGGGCAGGTGTTGCGGTGCTTCAAACGCGACGGACGACAGCGGAACGATCTGCTCGTGGTCGACGAGATGAACCGCGCCGACATCGACAAGGCGTTTGGCCAGCTGTTCACGTTGCTCTCGGGGCAGTCGGTCCAGTTACCGTTCAAGCGGGACGGCACCGAGATATCGATTACACCGGCGACCGTCACGGACGGGGGGTCCGCCCCCGGCACCAACGAGTACGTGATGCCCGAGTCGTGGCGGTTGCTCGCGACCATGAACAGCTACGACAAGACCTCGCTGTACGAGATGTCGTACGCGTTCATGCGCCGGTTCTCGTTCATCCATGTCGACGCGCCGACCGTCCCGGACGATGAGGCTGGAGCGGCGGAACTCGTCCAGTCATACGCGAGAGTCTGGGATCTCGAAGTTGACGATGATACTGCCCGCTCGGTCGCGAAGGTCTGGCACGTCGCCAACAACACGATCGAAGACCGGAAGATCGGGCCGGCGATCGTCGAGGACATCCTCGCGCAGGTCGCCGAGGTCTCGTCCGAACACCGCCCGCGGACGCTCACACACGCCATCGCGAACCACGTGTTCCCGCAACTGGAGGGCGTTCCACGCCGCGAACGGGTCGTCGAAGCGTTGAGCGGACTCGACGAGGTCGATTCGGCGCGTCTCGAACGGCTCGGACGCGACGTGCTTCAGGTGACTCTCGATGGAGCGAGCTGA
- a CDS encoding SagB family peptide dehydrogenase, with the protein MVDAREYHERTKHTPRQFREMEFELNFDNQPRPTKVYADLPRRSLGDVVDPPETPALSAVATSTAEPDVASTGAAGTSPEPISGDDLTTCCHYANGVTKTLERGGEPVAFRAASCTGKLYHVDCYAVCGDLEGVDPGVYQYDPGSDAFHVLREGDYRGVLAEATGGQTGVAEAPVTVVATSTWWRNAWKYRNRTYRHAFWDSGTVIANLLAVAHAGGRRTEVVAGFADAPVVDLLGLDPEDEGPLALVPVGADDPAPDPPGVDPIDPEVTLDSDPVDYPLVHDAWDQSTLPDGAAAVEWRGRFPADEGDGADDADGADEALATHGPGSGERVELDPVDAGTASARPVGNTVERRGSSREYAHESISDRLFATVLDRALAGVPTDCFDGGDGVLDYYCLVHAVDGIESGAYQYHPEADCLERLGDTDRETAGHLAAGQSVVGDAAVNVYAMADVDAVVERFGNRGYRLAQLQAGVELGRLYLATYAHRRLGGRGFTFFDDLVTDHLSPRATNQTPMTLFAFGRPA; encoded by the coding sequence ATGGTCGACGCTCGCGAGTACCACGAACGCACGAAGCACACGCCACGGCAGTTCCGCGAGATGGAGTTCGAACTGAACTTCGACAACCAGCCGCGGCCGACGAAGGTGTACGCCGACCTGCCGCGACGCTCGCTGGGTGACGTCGTCGACCCACCGGAGACACCGGCGCTGTCGGCCGTCGCCACGTCGACCGCCGAACCGGACGTCGCGTCGACCGGGGCCGCCGGCACATCTCCCGAACCGATCTCCGGCGACGACCTCACGACCTGCTGTCACTACGCCAACGGCGTCACGAAGACGCTGGAGCGTGGCGGCGAGCCAGTCGCCTTCCGGGCGGCCTCCTGCACCGGGAAGCTCTACCACGTGGACTGCTACGCGGTCTGTGGCGACCTCGAAGGCGTCGACCCCGGCGTCTACCAGTACGACCCCGGGAGCGACGCGTTCCACGTGCTCCGGGAGGGAGACTACCGTGGTGTCCTCGCGGAGGCAACCGGCGGCCAGACGGGAGTCGCCGAGGCCCCGGTCACCGTCGTCGCCACGTCGACCTGGTGGCGGAACGCCTGGAAGTACCGGAATCGGACCTACCGGCACGCCTTCTGGGATTCGGGCACCGTCATCGCGAACCTGCTCGCGGTCGCCCACGCCGGCGGCCGGCGCACGGAGGTCGTGGCGGGCTTCGCCGACGCGCCCGTGGTGGATCTGCTCGGACTCGACCCCGAGGACGAGGGGCCGCTCGCGCTAGTCCCGGTCGGGGCCGACGACCCCGCGCCGGACCCACCCGGAGTCGACCCCATCGATCCCGAGGTAACCCTCGACTCCGACCCGGTCGACTATCCGCTCGTCCACGACGCCTGGGACCAGAGCACGCTCCCCGACGGCGCGGCGGCGGTCGAGTGGCGCGGGCGGTTCCCGGCGGACGAGGGAGACGGCGCGGACGACGCTGACGGCGCGGACGAGGCGCTGGCGACTCACGGACCGGGCAGCGGCGAGCGCGTCGAACTCGACCCGGTCGACGCGGGGACGGCGTCGGCCCGTCCGGTCGGGAACACCGTCGAGCGGCGCGGCTCCTCGCGGGAGTACGCCCACGAGTCGATCAGCGACCGGCTGTTCGCGACGGTTCTCGACCGTGCCCTCGCCGGCGTCCCGACGGACTGCTTCGACGGCGGCGACGGCGTCCTGGACTACTACTGCCTCGTTCACGCGGTCGACGGCATCGAGTCCGGGGCCTACCAGTACCACCCCGAGGCCGACTGCCTGGAACGCCTCGGCGACACCGACCGCGAGACGGCCGGGCATCTCGCCGCCGGCCAGTCGGTCGTCGGTGACGCGGCCGTGAACGTCTACGCGATGGCCGACGTCGACGCCGTCGTCGAGCGGTTCGGGAACCGTGGGTACCGGCTCGCCCAGCTCCAGGCCGGCGTCGAACTCGGCCGGCTCTACCTCGCCACCTACGCCCACCGCCGGCTCGGCGGACGCGGGTTCACCTTCTTCGACGACCTCGTCACCGACCACCTCTCGCCGCGGGCCACGAACCAGACGCCGATGACCCTCTTTGCGTTCGGCCGGCCAGCGTGA